Proteins encoded in a region of the Flavobacterium sp. PMTSA4 genome:
- the sufC gene encoding Fe-S cluster assembly ATPase SufC, which yields MLSIKNLHASVEDKEILKGINLEIKAGEVHAIMGPNGSGKSTLSAVIAGNENYDVTEGTVELEGEDLADLAPEERAHKGVFLSFQYPVEIPGVSVTNFMKTAINETRKANGKEEMPANEMLKLIREKSELLEIDRKFLSRSLNEGFSGGEKKRNEIFQMAMLEPKIAILDETDSGLDIDALKIVANGVNRLKNEDNAVLVITHYQRLLDYIVPDYVHVLMNGRIVKSGTKELAYELEEKGYDWIKAELV from the coding sequence ATGTTATCAATAAAAAATTTACACGCTTCAGTTGAAGATAAAGAAATATTAAAAGGAATCAACCTTGAAATTAAAGCAGGAGAAGTTCATGCTATAATGGGACCAAATGGTTCAGGAAAAAGTACACTTTCGGCAGTAATTGCAGGTAATGAAAATTACGATGTAACTGAAGGAACAGTTGAATTAGAAGGCGAAGATTTAGCAGATTTGGCACCAGAAGAAAGAGCACACAAAGGTGTTTTCCTTTCCTTTCAATATCCTGTTGAAATTCCTGGTGTTTCTGTTACCAATTTTATGAAAACGGCAATAAACGAAACTCGTAAAGCAAATGGTAAAGAAGAAATGCCAGCTAACGAAATGTTAAAGCTAATTCGCGAAAAATCAGAATTATTAGAGATTGATAGAAAGTTTTTATCGCGTTCGTTAAACGAAGGATTTTCTGGAGGAGAAAAAAAGCGAAATGAAATTTTTCAAATGGCAATGCTAGAACCAAAAATCGCTATTCTTGATGAAACCGATTCAGGTTTAGATATTGATGCATTGAAAATAGTTGCTAATGGTGTAAACAGATTAAAAAATGAGGACAATGCCGTTTTAGTAATTACGCATTACCAACGTTTACTTGATTATATTGTTCCTGATTATGTTCACGTATTAATGAACGGAAGAATCGTTAAATCGGGCACCAAAGAACTGGCTTACGAACTAGAAGAAAAAGGATACGATTGGATTAAAGCTGAACTAGTTTAA
- a CDS encoding serine hydrolase domain-containing protein translates to MKKITKIFVILIIILLAYLRVVIYPQLDLISGFSAKSVASGHFIDNRSLETIQKGDNDIPKVDWATNEINETNQFVTSNVYGIKERKAIYRKGLGATLINDDFDVNKPYEVPKRTKISTNLPFPYGNLEQKDTVFKNIDYEKLQNAVNNAFDIKGEKNKRTRSVLVVYKDKIIAEKYTDGFNKNSKILGWSMTKSITGTYFGILQHQGKIDIMKPAPIAEWKNDERKNITINDLLHMNSGLEWEEDYGKISDVTKMLFISEDMTKSQIDKPLVGKPNQTWKYSSGTTNLLSGILRKQFKTHQEYLDFWYSSLLDKIGMNSAIIETDIAGNFVGSSYGWATTRDWAKFGLLYLHKGNWNGEQIFDESWAKYVATPTNTSNGIYGAHFWLNAGGNFPDVPKDMYRCSGYQGQMVIIIPSLDLVVVRMGLSEEFDMNGFLKEVIESLEK, encoded by the coding sequence ATGAAAAAAATCACAAAAATTTTTGTCATTCTAATCATAATTCTATTGGCATATCTGAGAGTTGTAATTTATCCACAACTGGATTTAATCTCTGGTTTTTCGGCAAAAAGTGTGGCTTCTGGTCATTTTATTGACAATCGATCGCTTGAAACCATCCAAAAAGGCGATAATGATATTCCTAAAGTAGATTGGGCAACCAATGAAATAAATGAAACTAATCAATTTGTAACCTCAAATGTATATGGAATTAAAGAACGTAAAGCCATTTATCGCAAAGGTTTAGGAGCAACTTTGATTAATGACGATTTTGATGTTAATAAACCTTATGAAGTTCCAAAAAGAACTAAAATCTCTACTAATTTACCTTTTCCATATGGAAATCTTGAGCAAAAAGACACTGTTTTTAAAAACATTGATTACGAAAAATTACAAAATGCTGTAAACAATGCTTTTGATATAAAAGGTGAAAAAAACAAACGAACCCGTTCTGTTTTGGTGGTTTACAAAGACAAAATCATAGCAGAAAAATATACTGATGGTTTTAACAAAAACTCCAAAATATTAGGTTGGTCAATGACAAAAAGCATTACAGGAACTTATTTTGGGATTTTGCAACATCAAGGCAAAATTGATATTATGAAACCTGCGCCAATAGCTGAATGGAAAAACGATGAACGCAAAAATATTACCATCAACGATTTGCTACACATGAATTCGGGTTTAGAATGGGAAGAAGATTATGGTAAAATTTCAGATGTTACCAAAATGCTTTTTATTTCTGAAGACATGACGAAATCGCAAATTGATAAACCTTTGGTTGGAAAACCTAATCAAACTTGGAAATACTCTAGCGGAACGACCAATTTATTATCGGGAATTTTGAGAAAACAATTCAAAACCCATCAAGAATACTTGGATTTTTGGTATTCATCATTATTGGATAAAATTGGAATGAACTCAGCAATTATAGAAACTGATATCGCAGGAAATTTTGTTGGTTCTAGCTATGGTTGGGCTACAACTCGTGATTGGGCAAAGTTTGGCTTACTTTATTTACACAAAGGAAACTGGAACGGTGAACAAATTTTTGATGAAAGTTGGGCAAAATATGTTGCTACACCAACGAACACTTCCAATGGAATTTATGGTGCTCATTTTTGGCTGAATGCTGGTGGTAATTTTCCAGATGTGCCAAAAGATATGTATCGCTGTAGCGGTTATCAAGGCCAAATGGTGATTATCATTCCTTCTTTGGATTTGGTTGTAGTTCGAATGGGATTGAGTGAAGAATTTGATATGAATGGGTTTTTGAAAGAAGTGATTGAAAGTTTGGAGAAATAA
- the sufD gene encoding Fe-S cluster assembly protein SufD, with amino-acid sequence MELKEKIVSSFMAFEESIDVHNELHDVRTSAIKNFENKGFPTKKEEAWKYTSLNSILKNDYSVFPKNENVIEFKDVKKYFLHEIDTYKVIFIDGKYSSFLSATTHEGLDVCLMSSALTKPKYKMVIDEYFNKIASKEESLTTLNTAFANEGAYINIPKSKVVDKPIEIIYFSTGVENALMVQPRNLVIVGENAHVQIIERHQSLNENPVLTNAVTEIFAQKRAIVDYYKIQNDLQSANLIDNTYISQKQESHVSVHTFSFGGNITRNNLNFYHFGERIDSTLKGITIIGDKQHVDHYTLVNHATPNCESHQNYKTILADSATGVFNGKIFVEKEAQKTDAFQQNNNILLSDKATINAKPQLEIFADDVKCSHGCTIGQLDETAMFYMQQRGIPKKEAKALLMYAFSNEVIESIKIPELKQRITKIIAMKLGVNLGFDL; translated from the coding sequence ATGGAGTTGAAAGAAAAAATAGTATCGTCTTTTATGGCTTTTGAAGAAAGCATTGATGTACATAATGAGTTACACGATGTTAGAACTTCTGCTATAAAAAACTTTGAAAATAAAGGTTTTCCAACCAAAAAAGAGGAAGCTTGGAAGTATACTTCTTTGAATTCAATTTTAAAAAATGATTATTCAGTATTTCCAAAAAACGAAAATGTTATCGAATTTAAAGACGTAAAAAAGTATTTTTTACATGAAATCGATACATATAAAGTGATTTTTATTGATGGAAAATACAGTTCTTTTTTATCGGCAACAACTCATGAAGGATTAGATGTTTGTTTGATGTCATCTGCGTTGACAAAGCCAAAGTATAAAATGGTTATTGATGAATATTTTAATAAAATTGCTAGCAAAGAAGAAAGTTTAACGACTTTAAATACTGCTTTTGCAAATGAAGGTGCATATATTAATATTCCAAAAAGTAAAGTTGTCGATAAACCAATTGAAATTATCTATTTCTCAACTGGTGTTGAAAATGCTTTGATGGTTCAACCTAGAAATTTGGTTATTGTTGGTGAAAATGCTCATGTTCAAATCATAGAAAGACATCAAAGTTTGAATGAAAATCCAGTATTGACTAATGCGGTTACTGAAATTTTTGCTCAAAAACGCGCCATAGTTGATTATTATAAAATTCAAAACGATTTACAATCGGCAAACTTAATTGACAACACTTATATTTCTCAAAAACAAGAAAGTCACGTTTCGGTACATACGTTTTCATTTGGTGGAAATATTACCAGAAATAATCTGAATTTCTATCATTTTGGCGAAAGAATAGACTCTACCTTAAAAGGAATTACAATTATTGGCGACAAGCAACATGTTGACCATTATACTTTAGTAAATCACGCTACGCCTAATTGTGAAAGTCATCAAAACTATAAAACCATTTTAGCTGATAGCGCAACAGGTGTTTTTAACGGAAAGATTTTTGTAGAAAAAGAAGCTCAAAAAACAGATGCTTTTCAGCAAAACAACAACATTTTATTGAGTGATAAAGCAACAATTAACGCAAAACCGCAATTAGAGATTTTTGCAGATGATGTAAAATGTTCTCATGGTTGTACTATTGGTCAGCTAGATGAAACAGCTATGTTTTACATGCAACAGCGCGGAATTCCTAAGAAAGAAGCCAAAGCGTTATTGATGTATGCCTTTTCAAATGAAGTTATTGAAAGCATCAAAATACCCGAATTAAAACAACGAATTACCAAGATTATCGCCATGAAATTAGGCGTTAATTTAGGGTTTGATTTATAA